From the Mesotoga prima MesG1.Ag.4.2 genome, the window TTCCGATTCTGGAAAAGGTGGCCCAGGCAGGCAAGCCTCTCGTAATAATCGCTGAAGACATTGAAGGTGAAGCACTTTCCACTCTCGTTCTCAATAAGCTCAGAGGTACTCTCGACTCAGTAGCTGTTAAGGCTCCCGGTTTCGGTGACAGAAGAAAGGCAATGCTGCAGGACATCGCAATTCTTACGGGTGGTACTGTGATCAGCGAAGAGGTTGGGCTCACCCTCGAAAATGCAACTATCGATGACCTCGGTAGTGCGGGCGTTGTAAAGGTCAAGAAGGACGACACGATAATCGTTGATGGCAAGGGAGATCCCGAAAAGATCAAGCAGAGAATTGGTCAGATCAAGGTTCAGATCGATCAGACTACTTCCGAATACGAAAAGGAAACTCTCCAAGAAAGACTTGCAAAGCTTTCAGGAGGAGTGGCGGTTATCAAAGTCGGTGCTGCAACAGAGACCGAGCTCAAAGAGAAGAAACATAGAATTGAGGATGCTCTCTCAGCGACAAGAGCTGCAGTAGAGGAAGGAATCGTAGCCGGAGGCGGAGTTGTTCTTGCGAGAGCGAAGAAGCCCGTTCAGGAACTCTTCGATAGCACGGAGAATCCCGATATCAAGATTGGTATCAAGGTGGTCATGAAGGCCCTAGATGCTCCGATTCGGCAGATAGTCGAGAATGCCGGTTTAGACGGTGCAGTTGTTGTTGACAAGATTCTTCACAGTGACGATGCAGCTTTTGGATACGATGCTCTGAACGATGTCTATACAGACATGTTCAAAGTGGGTATCATAGATCCTGCAAAGGTTACAAGAAGTGCTCTTCAGAATGCGGCATCCATTGCGGGTATACTTCTTACAACAGAAGCCGCTCTTACAGAAAAGCCAGAAGAAAAACCCCAGGCTCCAATGCCACAGATGCCTGAGTATTGATGAAGTAGATCTTTTGAAGGGAGAGCTTGCTCTCCCTTTTTTTTTTTTTGCTAAGTAGAAAAGCCTCTTTGTACGATAAAGAAAACGAACTAAGAGAGCCTCTATGAATTATCTTCTCTCACAGTTTCTTCCTATAATTCTCCTTTGAATAGCTGATCATTACCCATATCATCTTCTCTGGAGCTCAATAGTTCCTTACCGAATCGGTAATCATCATCAAACGAACACGACTTCACTCATCTCTATGGTCTTGACATTAATCTCGCTTGATCGAGGGGCCGTTTGCAGCTGAAAGATCTATTTGTTAGAAGGCACTGATAGTTGGTCATTGAATGGTGTAAAAATCGAGAAAACGAAAATTCGAAAGTAGAGAGTAATGAGTTCCTTGATGACCGCTGTACTCTTAAAATCAAGGATCCGCTGATCGCTGTGAAGAACCGTTTTTGAATAGGATCAAAAAAATCGATAAAGATGTCAGAGGTTTGAGGATAAATGTATGAAGATCAGATCGTTCAGAGAATCTAACAATGCGTCATGAACTTGTTTCAGCATCTCGATCTAAGATCCGCTATGCGCTAAAGAACGAAGACCCGCTGATCGCTGTAATGGTCGTTATCCGTTGACCGTTCAAGAACAAGGACCCGTTCGCCGAAAATAACAACCGAGAAAGTGCGTTGTCGAGACGTTCACTCGCTCACGAGAAGATGAGAGCGAAAATAGGGACTGACGATTCTCCCCACGTCCCTTTTACGCGAGGGACAGGGATCCTGACCAGGAGCATTGTCAGGATGACGTGAAGGGAGAGCCTGCCCTGAAGTGCTCCTGTTCAGGGTGATTCCCTAATTCCCACATACTGTCATCCCGTAGTGCTCCGGTACAGGATCTCGTACCCATGAACCGCTATGCGCTGATAAGATCAAAACTGAATCCCGAAACAAGTTCGGGATGACAAAGTGAGAGACATCCATCCTGCATTCCCGGAAATTATAACGAGGGTGATTTCACCCCCAGCTTGGCATAGATCTCCTCCTGCTTTTTAGTGACTTCTCCGATCATGCGGCCATGTTCGGGAGACTCAAACCTTTCAATGGTGTCAAGTTCGTCAAGGAGACCTTGCAATGTCCAGTTCTCCAAGAGACAGGTGTCCTGCATCTTCTTCTTTATGTAGGAAAGATAAATCAAGGCGACAAACTCGACAAACAACTTGCCATTCAGTGATAGTTCAGATGAAACCTGCATTCTACCGAAATTCAAACGGTCTTTTAGGTTCCCAAACCCCTTTTCCACTATGTCTTTACTGCGATAGAGAGATAAGGCCTCGAAGGGATCTTTGACTTCATTGGAGAGCAGTGCGAAATAGCCATAGTTTCTTGCCGCTTCACGCATCGCCTCTTCCTTCGGTGTGATTTTCCTGAACTTACTGGTAACAGTAAAGTATTTGTCGTAGTCCTTCATGCGGTATTCTTCACGTGTGTTGTTTACCAGATCATTGTATAGTCTGCTCAGATAATCGTTCATCTCTGCCTGATCTCTGGCAGCCTTCTCGCCATTGTAGAAAAGATGAAGATATGCCCTCCTTTTCGAGCTGAGAACATCTCCCTTATTGGGTCTTTCCTGTTCATATTCCCACTGGGTCGTCCGGCACAAGCCATATACTCCGAACTGGGGTTGCAGGTTTGACCATAGCTGGAGGTTATCGCGCTCTTCTTCCAGGGTCTCTTTCACATAATTCAAATTCAGTTTGACACCGATGATGAATTTCTGGTGGTTCTTGAAGAGCAGGTTTATGTTCTCTCTGCTGTAAAAGCCTCTGTCAAGAAGGACACTTACCTTTTTGTATCCCATGACATTGAATTCAGCCATAAGCTGCTTGACTGTTTTCACGTCGGTGATATTGCCAGGGAGCTTCCGGTAGTAAAAGGGAAGTCCAGACTGTTCACCGAAGAGAAGGGCGAGGTTGATGTGAGGTAGTCTGTCGTACTCTTTGTTTCTTCCCTTCTTTACCTGACTCAGTGTCTCTGAATAACTGGAGATGGAAGTGATGTCAAAGGCCCAGTATTCTTTCTCAATTCTACGTCTACCTTGTTTCTTGAAGAACATCATCCTCTCTTCTTCGGAAATAGATTGAAACAGCTCACTACCGCGCTGTGATGGTATGTCTTCTCCATAAGGATGGGCATGCAATCTCTGCCAACGGGAAAACCTACTGAGGGAGTTATTCTCTTCGAGAATAAGATAATAGGCAACCGATAAAATCATTCTATAACGGTCGGGGAAACAGGCTTTCAAATCTGCCTCAACTTCTGTGATCTTTCCAACCTGATCGAGAAGATAGCAAGCACCATAGAAATCCCTGCGGATTTTGGTTATGGGAACTGGACCGGGCTTTTTCGAAATGCTATCCTTCCTGTATGACCTGGTCGGTACGATTTCTCCAGTACTTGTATTCAGCTTGCCGATTAAAGTTCTCTTGGCTCTCGACTGTTGCTTTTCCTTGTCCCAATAGGCTTCGTTTTTGTAGACATATGTGATTCCAGTTTTCTTGTTCTTTTGATAGACAATCCCCATCTCCTCACCTCGTTACATACATTATAATATATAACGAGGCATAAACCTAGAGAAAACAACCCTAACTCAGTCTTTTCAACCCTTTACAAGGTTTTCATCGTTAGACTTTTCGGGAACTTTGGGTTCAAAACAGTGGTTCAGCAGTGACTGGTAATTGGTATTCTCCAGTCTTTTCCGAAAGCTCTTTTGGATACTTTCATTTCGGGAGGAAACTGTTTGCGTTTGTACTCGCTCCTTCTCAAAAGAACAATGGACCGTTTAGCTGGCTGTTTAAATGTCTCACGCTTCCTACACGATATTGCACTGTTATTGGTAATCTGCCTGAATGAAGGCACTTCTTTCTGCGCCACGATGCATAACCGGGTATTGTCGACTGGAAGAGAAATTTCTTGAGTTAATAAAGATTTGTCGTGATGAAGCTTTGATAACTTTGACCCTGGCTTTTATTGAAAGAGGTTCGTCAATTTCGCAGAAGGCCTTTTGGCTAAAGACTCGTAGAGTGTGGCAAAATAGTTTCATGAGAGATTTCTTGTTGATTCTTAAGTGGCGAGGTGTCGAAGGGTTGAGAATGCTGACCCGTCAGGGAAAGAGAGCGTTTGTTGCTTCTTTTCTTGCTGTCGCATTCGTGATAATGATCGCTGTTCCGATTGCCTTCTACTTGAGAGGTTACCTCGTGCCGAATTTCTCCAGGGTCGCCGATCTCTCCGATCAGTTAAGGGAGCTGACGGGAATCGATCTAAAACTGATAGTTGTCTCATTCTTTTCGGCGATAATATTCTCAATACTTCTTGGGAGCGACCTTCCAATTGTAGTCTCAAACCTTTTCTTTTCTGAACGGGTTAAAATGCTGCTGAATTTGCCGGTAAGGACAGCCACTATTGCAAATGTTCAGTTGCTTGAAGTTCTGGCTGCGGGAGGATTGCCCATACTTCTTTTTGCGCCGGTCTTCATGGCCGCATTAAGAGGCTTGGGGTACTCGGACGGGAGATTCTGGATGGCCCTCGTCTTGCTCTTTGTCTTCGTGCTCAACACTCTGGCGATAACTGCGATAATCTCATTCGTGATTGTCTTTCTATCTAAGGGGCGCTTTCTTAAGACGCTTTCGGCTATGATGACCATGGTTACGCTTTTCGTTTTCATTTTCACATTGAGATTCATGGACTTTTCCGCAATTGATCTTGCAAAACCTGATCAGGTTGCAGAACAATTCGGCGGGCTTCAGAGCATTGTCACTTCCCCCTATCTTCCCTGGTCGCCCTTTGTAAGAGCAATTACGGGAGGTACAAGGGATCTTGCCGTGTTCATAGTATCCTCGATAGGTATCTTTTCTTCTCTAGCACTGCTAGAAATCTTCCTTTACAGCAAGGTTCTCCAGAAGCTTATGACTAGACCAATCGGGAATGTGTCCCCGAAATCAAATGGAGATTTCAAAGTTCATGGATTGTTTTTGGGTCTGCTGATAAAGGATTCATTGTTGCTTCTTCGAGAGCCCAAACTCATGTTTGCAGTTCTGTATCCTTCACTGTTCGTCCCTGTGGTTGTCCTTGTCAACCCGGGTCTTCTAAGCAGCTTTGGTATTTTACAGCTGTTGGGTCTTATAGTTTTCCTCTTCAGTAACTACACAACTGTCTCTTCGACCGCACTTTTTGCTTTTGAGAGGCAACTTGGCGATACTTCATGGTTGTTTCCCATCAGGCGGGTCAAGACGATCTTATCGAAATCGTTCGTTATTACCTCTCTGTATTCTTTCGTCATTTTGCTTGTGGGTTTATACGTCTCCAACAACACTTCACAGTACGGGACTTTCATGATGAATTTCATTCTATTTATGATTCCTACGATCTTCGTTCTTTCATTGTTAGGGGGATTTCTCGAGAAGAGCTTTGGAACGAAGGATTCGAAGAACGTTTTTAAGGCACTAAGTCTTTCGGGTGCGATTCTATCTTTCCTTCTATCAACACTTCTCCCCGTTTTTTCAACGCTTCCAATGACCCTGTACATTTCCGGAAATATCGGTCTTTTTCTTAATTTCATGAATATCCCTATAGTTTCACCCTTTACCTGGCTCTTAGGACTTGTTTTGCCGGTTTCTCTCTGGGTCTCTATAGCCTGGGCATCGTTCAGATCACTGTGCTATAATTTTGTCTGAATGAGGATTTTGGAGGGATACGCTTGAAGGTTCAAGATGCAAAACACTTGAGTAAAATAATTATGGAGTCTGGAGAGATCCCGCTTCTCTGGGGCCACTTTGGGGTGGGAAAGACAGATCTCGCTAGGGAGATCGCATCCGAGACGGGCAGAGAACTGATAATTCTAGTGATTTCACAGATGGAGCCCGGTGATCTCATCGGAATGCCTTCAAGGGATGGAGAGCGGACACTGTTCTTAAGGCCCGACTGGTGGCCAACCGAAGGAAATGTCATATTGATGATAGATGAAGTGAACAGAGCTCACAGATCGATAAGAAATGCAATAATGCAGCTCTTAATAGATAGAAGAATACACAATCACTTTCTTCCGGAAGGAAGCTGGATAATGGCAGCGGCTAACCCGCCGGATGAGGAATACGATCAGGTAGAGCTAATAACTGACCCCGCCTTCATGTCGAGGTTCTTCCACATAGAGCTCACTCCAGATCCCGATGAGTGGCTTAAATGGGCTGAAATTCAGGGAATGCCAAGCAACGTGACGAATTTTATCAGGGAGTATCCGGAGTTTCTTTCGAGGGATACAATAGTTTCGATGCGTCTCGAGCTGAGGCCGAGCCCCCGTAGCTGGTATAAGCTTGGAAGAGTATTCGCAGACCTTTCAAGCGAAGAGATCGAGAGATACGGTTATGTAATAGCTGCCGGCATTGTTGGTCCCGAGGCGGCCAGGACTTTCATGAGCAAGATTCAAGGTAGCGAACTTCTCCCTTCTCCAAGAGCTCTCCTTCTTGATCTTGACGAGAACATTCTAGGGAGGCTTTCGGAGGGGGACATCTCATGGACCAGTGCCTCGGTGCTCCGTGTTACGAAGCATCTTTCTGAGCTAGATGATTTGCAAGTTCAGGAATACTTTCAGAACGTTCCGCTAATCGCCGGTAATCTTCTCAGAATTGGGAAAGTGATTCCAAAAGACTCATTCTTCTCGGTGATAAGGCACATTGTTCATCAGGTAGAAGGAGAGAAGGGACTGAAACGGGCTTTTTATGAGAATCTTCTTGAGGAACTGGCAATGGATCACGATGTTCTGAAATTCCTTCAGAGGAGCGAAAAGGATGATAAATGAGGAATTGATGGAACGGGCAGTCTTTGAATTGGGAAAAGACAGTCCTTTCTACAATTTTCTCCTCCTATTCATAGATAGAATCCCCTCGGTTGCAGTCAGAACGTTGAAACTACGAGTGAGTTCAAGAGGAAGGTTTCAGCTCCTATACAATCCAGATACTCTTCGAAATAAACCTCTGGCTTTCACAAAGGCATTACTAAAACATGAGTGTCTCCACATAGTAAATGGTCACATACTGATACCGGTAAGCAAGTCCAGAGAAAAAATGCTGTGGGATCTGTCGATGGACGCGGCCGTGAATCAGTTCATACGGGAACTCGATGCGTTCAGCCTCCCAATGGATTCGATTTTGAAAGAAGGCTGCGGGACCGACAACGAGAGGTTTTTCGTCGGACCTCCAATGCAGTATCCGGGAATGACGGCAGAGTTCTATCACGACTGGGGACTTGACTTCATGAAGAAGAACAAGACCATTGATCTCGAACTACTGGATTCAAATATCTCCAGGCCGGATTCACATGAGGACTTTGGCAAGTTCGAGCTTCCCAAGGAGTTTGTAGAGGATCTACTGAAGCAGGTGATCTCTGAGACTATGGAAAAGGCCAAGACCGGCATGCCAGAAGGTCTCGAGGGAGTTATGAAGCTGGTTCTCGACAATCCCGTTCTGGACTGGAGAAATATGATTCGACGTTTCTTTGGTTCCTCCATGCAGGTTGGAAGGTACAGAACTCCGATGAGGCCCAACCGAAGATATGATGATCAACCGGGATGGAGAAACGACTATGCGGCAAAGCTGGTAGTAGTGGTCGATACCAGTGGCAGCATTATCGAAGAGGAGTTCAACTCTTTCTTCAGTGAGATAGACGAAGTTACAAGAGTTACAGATTCCAGGGTCTGGCTGGTGCAGGTTGATGAGACGGTTCAGAGCGTGATGAAATATGGAAAGGGAATGTGGAGAGACCTTAAGCTCATGGGAAGAGGGGAAACTGATCTTCAGCCGGCCGTCGATTACGCTCAGGAAAAGCTGAGACCTGAAGGTCTCCTCCTCTTCACCGACGGGTTCACGGATTTGCCTACAGTTTCGAGAAGAGTATTGTTCGTTCTACCAAAGAGCCACAATTCAGATTTTGCTGAAGAAGCAAAATCAATATACGGACGTTCGTCGGTGGTGTTTCTTAAGTGACTTACTATTCCGGCCCCGAAAGCTACAGGGAAATTCTCAGGAGAGTCTACGAAGGAGTTGAAGACAGCTTCGCCTCGTGGGCAAAACTTGTCGGAGACCACTCTGATCGACTGGACAATGCTTTTGGCCACTTCATGACACTGGTAGTTCAGACTTCAAAAAGGAACGCTCCCGTTCTTTCGGTCTTTGTGGACAGCGAAGGCAGAGGTTATGTGGGTCTTTCAAACTCATCCCCATTTGAGACAGCAAGCGCCTTGTACCGGTTCCCAAACGAAGTCGAGAACCCGTTCATGGAAGCATTCGCCAGTTTCTTTGGGGACGAAACGGAACTGACATACCATCGAGCGATCTTTCAAAGTCCTTTGAAGCTTTACTTCCTTGCTTATTATGGTAATGAAAGGCTTCTACGTAAAGAGATTCTGAAGGACTCCCTGCGCGGAAAGGATTACTTCAGGCTGTCGGAAGTTATCGATGATACGCTGTTCTCTATTTGCAGAGAAAATTATAGAAAGTGGATTGAGTTCGACGACGGAGAAGTCCTTGTTTTTCCCTTTCAAAACATTCTAAAAATCGCCTTTGGTCTACCAAAGATAAATGAAAACATCGACCGTTCTATAACTATGGAGCTTTCAAGGTTGTTCAGGATCGAGGTAACAAAACAGTGTGACGTTCTCAGAAACTCGAGTGTAACTCCCGACATGAATATCTCGAGACCGGTTGCAACTGTTTTCGAGATAGATCTAGTAGACTCAAAGCCAGTATACGAAAGGCTTGAAGCATTCTACAAATACTACTCGAAATTCATATCTGAAACGATAGAAAGCATGTTGAGATTCATTCATACTGATTTTCCGCTGAGCAAATAGGTGGTGTGATTTGGCAAGGCAAACGCTTAAAATGTTCTATCCGATATCGATAAAGAATATTCGAAAGTTGAAGGCCGGAGACTTGATCGAATATACTGGTCAAGTTCTTCTTGCAGATGAAACTACTGTCGACAAATATAGAACGTACGAGAGACTGGAAGGTACACCGTTTTACAATCTTTCGAGAGAGCTCATTCTTTTCTGTACTCCATCAGAAGGGAGACTCAGCTCAGATTCAGTGAAGATTGATCTCGATGATCTTGAGTATCTCTTTATGTCGGGCATAACGGCGACCGTTGGGCTCAATGTCGAGGAGGAGGAAATAACGGCTTTGTACAAACGTTTCTCAAGAGTCAACCTCTCTCTATGCAATCGGACATCTCTATATCCGGTCGATTTGAATGAACCCGTTCCCGACGAAGTAGAATGCGGTATGAGTATATCGCTGAAAGATGTGCTTCTCTATGTCGATATTTCGAGTCGGGGGACGAAGTTTGGCAGTGAGGAAGATGGCTGACTTTAAGACACACATATACTGGGGTATCGCTTCCTACCCGATATTCACCTTGCTTTCACTGAGTGCTATCGAGCTCTTGCCAGTCCAACAGCTTCAGGATAGTAGCTTGATAGGTTCTGGGTACCTTCTCTATGTCCTTGGAAGCGATCTGCCCGACATAGATTCGAAAAGCGCGTTGATAAAGAGAATTATCGAAATACTAATCGCAAGCTTTGTTGCTTCTGCTCTTTACATTTCCATAATTTCGCCCAGGGTTCAGCCATTCCTGCTTTCCAGGCTTCCTTCACTGCCCGTGGCAGTTACGCTTTCCTTTTCACTTGCCATTATTTCCGGACTGGTTGTATCCAAACTGACAAACCTTCTCAGTCACAGAGGCTTCTTTCATACAGTATGGGGAAGTCTTCTATATGGGCTGGTAATCGAAAGTGTTGTGATTTTCAAACTGGAATCGTTTGGCGGTTCAATGAATCATACGGAGACAATCTTTCTGGGT encodes:
- the groL gene encoding chaperonin GroEL (60 kDa chaperone family; promotes refolding of misfolded polypeptides especially under stressful conditions; forms two stacked rings of heptamers to form a barrel-shaped 14mer; ends can be capped by GroES; misfolded proteins enter the barrel where they are refolded when GroES binds) translates to MAKILKYSEEARRSLEKGVDAVADAVRITLGPKGRNVVLEKSWGSPTITNDGVSIAKEIDLEDKFENLGAQLVKEVASKTNDIAGDGTTTATVLAQAMIKEGLKNVTAGANPILMKKGIQKATEKAVSHIRSLSKKISSREDIASVAAISANDSEIGELIAEAMDKVGQDGVITVEDSKTLDTYVEFVEGMQFDRGYISPYFVSDPEKMEAIIKEPLILITDKKVSAVKPLVPILEKVAQAGKPLVIIAEDIEGEALSTLVLNKLRGTLDSVAVKAPGFGDRRKAMLQDIAILTGGTVISEEVGLTLENATIDDLGSAGVVKVKKDDTIIVDGKGDPEKIKQRIGQIKVQIDQTTSEYEKETLQERLAKLSGGVAVIKVGAATETELKEKKHRIEDALSATRAAVEEGIVAGGGVVLARAKKPVQELFDSTENPDIKIGIKVVMKALDAPIRQIVENAGLDGAVVVDKILHSDDAAFGYDALNDVYTDMFKVGIIDPAKVTRSALQNAASIAGILLTTEAALTEKPEEKPQAPMPQMPEY
- a CDS encoding IS1634 family transposase, whose protein sequence is MGIVYQKNKKTGITYVYKNEAYWDKEKQQSRAKRTLIGKLNTSTGEIVPTRSYRKDSISKKPGPVPITKIRRDFYGACYLLDQVGKITEVEADLKACFPDRYRMILSVAYYLILEENNSLSRFSRWQRLHAHPYGEDIPSQRGSELFQSISEEERMMFFKKQGRRRIEKEYWAFDITSISSYSETLSQVKKGRNKEYDRLPHINLALLFGEQSGLPFYYRKLPGNITDVKTVKQLMAEFNVMGYKKVSVLLDRGFYSRENINLLFKNHQKFIIGVKLNLNYVKETLEEERDNLQLWSNLQPQFGVYGLCRTTQWEYEQERPNKGDVLSSKRRAYLHLFYNGEKAARDQAEMNDYLSRLYNDLVNNTREEYRMKDYDKYFTVTSKFRKITPKEEAMREAARNYGYFALLSNEVKDPFEALSLYRSKDIVEKGFGNLKDRLNFGRMQVSSELSLNGKLFVEFVALIYLSYIKKKMQDTCLLENWTLQGLLDELDTIERFESPEHGRMIGEVTKKQEEIYAKLGVKSPSL
- a CDS encoding AAA family ATPase — translated: MKVQDAKHLSKIIMESGEIPLLWGHFGVGKTDLAREIASETGRELIILVISQMEPGDLIGMPSRDGERTLFLRPDWWPTEGNVILMIDEVNRAHRSIRNAIMQLLIDRRIHNHFLPEGSWIMAAANPPDEEYDQVELITDPAFMSRFFHIELTPDPDEWLKWAEIQGMPSNVTNFIREYPEFLSRDTIVSMRLELRPSPRSWYKLGRVFADLSSEEIERYGYVIAAGIVGPEAARTFMSKIQGSELLPSPRALLLDLDENILGRLSEGDISWTSASVLRVTKHLSELDDLQVQEYFQNVPLIAGNLLRIGKVIPKDSFFSVIRHIVHQVEGEKGLKRAFYENLLEELAMDHDVLKFLQRSEKDDK
- a CDS encoding vWA domain-containing protein, whose translation is MINEELMERAVFELGKDSPFYNFLLLFIDRIPSVAVRTLKLRVSSRGRFQLLYNPDTLRNKPLAFTKALLKHECLHIVNGHILIPVSKSREKMLWDLSMDAAVNQFIRELDAFSLPMDSILKEGCGTDNERFFVGPPMQYPGMTAEFYHDWGLDFMKKNKTIDLELLDSNISRPDSHEDFGKFELPKEFVEDLLKQVISETMEKAKTGMPEGLEGVMKLVLDNPVLDWRNMIRRFFGSSMQVGRYRTPMRPNRRYDDQPGWRNDYAAKLVVVVDTSGSIIEEEFNSFFSEIDEVTRVTDSRVWLVQVDETVQSVMKYGKGMWRDLKLMGRGETDLQPAVDYAQEKLRPEGLLLFTDGFTDLPTVSRRVLFVLPKSHNSDFAEEAKSIYGRSSVVFLK
- a CDS encoding DUF4895 domain-containing protein, which encodes MTYYSGPESYREILRRVYEGVEDSFASWAKLVGDHSDRLDNAFGHFMTLVVQTSKRNAPVLSVFVDSEGRGYVGLSNSSPFETASALYRFPNEVENPFMEAFASFFGDETELTYHRAIFQSPLKLYFLAYYGNERLLRKEILKDSLRGKDYFRLSEVIDDTLFSICRENYRKWIEFDDGEVLVFPFQNILKIAFGLPKINENIDRSITMELSRLFRIEVTKQCDVLRNSSVTPDMNISRPVATVFEIDLVDSKPVYERLEAFYKYYSKFISETIESMLRFIHTDFPLSK
- a CDS encoding metal-dependent hydrolase; the encoded protein is MRKMADFKTHIYWGIASYPIFTLLSLSAIELLPVQQLQDSSLIGSGYLLYVLGSDLPDIDSKSALIKRIIEILIASFVASALYISIISPRVQPFLLSRLPSLPVAVTLSFSLAIISGLVVSKLTNLLSHRGFFHTVWGSLLYGLVIESVVIFKLESFGGSMNHTETIFLGIAGSSGYCLHLLLDKIHGVKRTRRSDPGQESNTIL